The DNA sequence CTAAAGGTATTTGAAGCATGTACGTTGAAACGAGGACCCCGACGTAAACACCGAGGGAGGCTTGCCCGAGGAGCGTGAAAACGACCAAGGGCGCCTCATAATCCGCCTCTTCAGGTTTAAGCAAGTCTACCCCTCCTTTAAGCTCCTTCCACGCTTTTAAGCGGAAAACTATTCGGACCCCTCCTTAAGCGCTTCCACCCTAAAGCTATAATCGTCCTTCACCTCCGGGTTAGCTAGAAGCCTCCTACACATGGAGTCGACGAGCTTTACCGCCTCCTCCTCATCGTTAGCCTCTAAAACCACCTCATACAGTTTTCCAACCCTAACCGACCTAACGTTGTAACCTAAGTCCCTAAGCGAACCGTAGGTAGCCTCACCTTCACCATCGGTAAGCTCAGGCTTCAACTTAACCACTATGCTAGCTTTAAACAGCATCACACCTCACCGATGAAGTTTACCGCGGCCTCCATAAAGCCTCTAGCGGAAATATTTGAATCCAACCGATTAAGCTTTATTGAGTTGGTTAGGCTTATTGAAACAAGTCGCGTACGGAGGGATTCGGGGGCTCGAAGTATTTAAAGGGGCTTTTAGGCTTGGAGGTAAGCCTAAATCCCTTCCTTAAACCTATTAAAGGCTTTATCGTACTTTTCTTTTAAACTTACACGTTGCCTATAGTAAACACCCGCAGTCAATAGTTATACTGAGCGCGCTGTAAAGCCATAGCATTGAACAGGGCCGTTTACGAAAACTTAATATGATTGATGTAGCCTCCTTTACCTCGGTGTAAGCTTGAAGCGTAGCAAAGTGAAAATAGGACATATTAGGGGTAGGAGGAGGCCTAGGATAGGGCATATTAGGAGTAGGGGCGTAGCTTAATGGCCGTTAGAGTTAAGCTCCTAGTAAAGTGTGAAAGTAAAGAACTCATAGTAACGGCGCTGGTAAATAGCGGTTTTGAAACGGATACGCCTCAACTCCTTCTACCTATAACCGCTGCTGGAAGGCTTGGCCTATCTCCTCCGCTAGGAGGACTGGAGCAAATTTACGATACGGCTGGTGGCCCAACGAGGGTCTGGGTTTACCCTGAAAAGGTCGAGGTTAAGGTTTTAGCTGGCGAAGGGTTCTCGAAGACTGTTAAAGCGGACGTCGTCGTCTCCGCGATAGAGGACGAAGCCCTCATAAGCGACAAGCTAGCCGGAGAATTGGAGCTAGTTGTTGAGGATTTCGGCAGGGGGTTATGGAGGCTACGTGGTGAAAAAGAAACCCATCCGACGGAGAAACGGCAATTATGGAGGTAAGCTAGCTTAAAAGCGGCTTATGTAAGGCTGAGGCTACCACTTAAAATACCAAAAGGTTGTGCTAAGGGAGCCCTACGGAATAAGGTTCATGTTAAAACGTAAGCAGGAAACGAACAAACTGTTCACTAAGAAGTATTCCAAGCGGGAGGAGAAAAGGGTGAACGATACGCTTCGTAAAGTAACTACGGAGATCGTTAGAGAGCTTACCAGCGGAGGTATAACCCTATCCTCGAAAAGTTAAGAGGGCTTTCCTACAACGCGACGAGGAACAAGTATGTTAAAAGAAAGAACCGAAGGGTTACATCGCTCCCATACAGGAAGATCTAGAGCTTCACCGAGTACAAGATTGCTCGGATTTAAGGCACGTTGCCGGTAAAAACACGGGTAAAACCTACCCCAGACGCTGAGGCTACTCCGCCAGCCAGTAACTAGGCTTAGCCGAGGCCCTAAGCTTATCTAGGGCTTCATCCCTAAACCTCCAAAGCCCCTCCTTTAAGTCCTCGATGGCTATGCTAAGCATGCTGGCTAAGTAGTCGCTGATCAATACCTCGTATTCGTATTCGGAGATTAAAACGTTAACCCTGTAAGTCGGTGTCTCCCTATCTTCGCAGGTTAATTTAAGCTCTAACGCCTCCTCAAGGTAGTATAACCTTCCCAGGCCTATTGGAGTTGTTCTCTCGGTTACCGAGGCCTTATCCAGCTTTAATCCTAAGGCTTTAGCTAGCGCTAAAGGTATAACTAGCTCAGGCTTATCGGCTTCGTAACCGCTAATAATTAACGCTGAGGTTTTGATCCACCCGTCTGAACCTACAGGTTTAAGCTTTACCCTCACCCTCACGACCATGCTGCTTCGCCGCTGGCCTAACCGGGGCTAACCTACCGATCCTACCTATTTTAACCACGCGCACCTCGTACTCCATATTCACCTAAATTGAGGAGGGTTATGGGGGTAATTAAGCTTCCGAGCCTCTTTACCGTTTTAAAGCTTTGCGCCTCAATCATGTACCCCTCATCAATCCCGCATTAAATACCTCACGTTAACCCGTGAGAGTTAATGTAAGGCTAGGAATCAAGCCGCAAAGCAGTTTTAATTCACGCCTAGGGTTTCTAGGTTCATTGGGGTTTGCTTGGTTTAAGCGGTATTTGGATCGTTAAAACGTAGGCTAAAACTCCATAGCTTTCCCATCCACGTTCACTCTTAGGCCTAAACCCTCTAGGAGCTACTAGACGTAGGAGACGCGGCAACTTAAGATGTAGGTTTTTATACTTAGTGTTAGGGGTTATGTTGAACGCTTAAGGCTGTTTGAAAGGAATAAGGTTCCGCCGGGGTTTAAGGTTCCTGGCTACTACTTTCAGGTTTAAGCCTTAGGAGGACTGTTGAGGTTCCGCGGCATTTCTAAGACTGCCGTTTGGAAATGGCTTATTAAGCTTAAGGGGAAGCTACAGCTTCTGAGAAGACTAGGCGTTTACCGCTGTTAATAAGGTGCGCGTCAATGTTAACTGCGAACAGTATTAGGCTTACTTAGCCTTAATAGAAACGGGCCTATACCCAACGAGGAACCCTTATCCTACCGTTTCTCCACTTTAAGGAGACGTATCCCCATATAGTAACGGCTCCTTACCGTCCTTCAGGTATTACGCCTTCGAAGCCTATGTAGTTTAACTCGCGCCCCTCCACTAGTACAGCTAGCCTTCTAACGCCCGCGTTTTACGTGGAAAAGCTTAACTTAGGGGAGGATTCGTTAGGAATACGCCGTTCTTCGGCGGGGCGATGCGTAAGGCCATGATTAAATGCGAGTATTGCCTAACCCATAAGTGTGGGGATGAATGCGCATTCGTAAAGTGGTACGGCTTCTGCCCGTTCAAGGATTAAGGGCTACGCGTACGTTAAGCCTATAATGTTTCGGCGGAGTTCCTCCTGTAGGTTGTAGTGATCTATCTCTCACGTTTAGGGTAGGTTACGTTAGTTTTAGCCGGCTTTACAGCGTCCTCAGCGTAGCCATCTAGCGAAGTACTTTTAATCCTCTAAGCGAGGCCCTCTGATGGGAGGCTTAGTCGCTTTTAACCGATAGTCCTTTACGGGCTATTAAGGCGGCCACCATATGATTCACGATGGGGAAAACAAATACCTTCTTGAAGAGCCTCCGGTACATAGCCTTAAGGCTTGAGATCGTCGGCAGCCTCCGATAGCTCTCATATAGGGCTAAGTACTTAATGGGTCCTCCCACGTGAAGAGTGAGGGGAGCTACGAGTAGTGGAGCTATAATTAACCAGTAAAACCCGTATAGCTTGAGGGCGATGCTTCGATCCGGCTTCATTATGTCCAACACTAGTACTTGGCCCCGCGGCTTAAGCATCCGATGCTGCTCCCTTATGGTTTCGCCTAAGTCCATGGCGTCTCGAAGTGAAAATCCACATATAACTAGGTCGAAGGCCCTAGGCTTAAAAGGCGCCCTTTCAAAGACCCCTACAACTAGCTGCCCCCCTAAGCCCTTAGCGGGTTTAACCATTTTCAACGAGTAATCCATGCATACGACTAACTCAGGGTTACACTCCTTAATGAGCGCGGCCGTCATAGCTCCGGGCCCGCATCCTTCATCGAGAACCCTTAAACCCCGTTTAGCTACGAGTTTAACGGCGAGCTTACGCCACTTATGGGCCATGCCGAACGACATAACCCTGTTCGCTACCTCATATACTGGAAGCAGGTCTTCAAGCGCTCGCTCAACGCGTTCCCACCGCTCCTTAAGCCCGTTCAATACGCTTACACCTATCGATAGGTAACGTAAAGCCCATACGGCTTAGGTGCTATTGAGCCGCGTAGCTTCTTAGAAACTTGGTTAACCCGGCCGATTCCCTAGGTCCTACCACTACCTTCCATCCGGTACCTTCCTCCACCATCCCCTTAAACCTAGCCGCGATCCCGGGTATTATCAGGGTTTTACGCTTAATCCTCTCATTGAGCCCCGATGACTTAACAGCCTCGATGAAGACGTCGGCTGTAAGCTTCTTACCTCCTATCGACGTTGCTACGCTTAAACCCTCGGTATTAACGACGAGGATCCAGCAAGGCACTCCACTCGCTCTAGCATCCTCTAGGACCGAGTGGAAGGTTAAAGCGTAGTTCGTCGTAACTAGTACCGGCGAGTTCTCATCCGGCTTATTAACCTCGTATAGCCCGGGTTTCACCTGTACAGGGCTTTGCGGATCCGTGTAAAGGTTCTGCCTAGTAACTAAAACCGGTAGTAGCCTCCAAGGCTCGGCGCTCGGAATTATGAGGAGGCTTACGTACCTAGCTACCATCGCGGCCTCAAGGATCGCGGCCTCATAAACCCCGTAGCCAGTATAGCTAGGCGAGAAAACCATTAACGGGTAGCCGAACCCCTTAACGTTAAACCTAACCGCTAAACCTCGGGCAAGCGTTAAACTACTCAAGGTTGAACGGGGGTTTCTACCCGTAAGGTCAAGTACCAGGTCCTCAAGGCCGAACTCAGCGACTCGGTTAACCACGTCGATGACGTTATCCAGGCCTTCACCCGCGATGGCTAGGGGACAGTTAAACCTAGCCGCTAACTCGACCATTTGAATGTAGTTATCGCTGTTAGCGGCGTGTATTAAAGGCCTAAGGTCTCCGCAAACTTTAAGGCCTGCTTCCAGAACCTCCGGCCTTCGACTTGAAAGCACTAACGGTAAACCTGAAAAGGAGGCTAACTCCACCGCCATACTAAAGCTTTCTGGGCTATTCGCCTCATCAATTACGGCTAACGCGTCCACCCTTAAAGGTTGGCCCATTCTTTCAATATTGAAGCTAGCTACTTGAGCGACAGCCTCTTTAAGCCTCTCTTGGCTCAGCGTATCGCTTAAGGCTACAGCTATAGCCGTAGGGCTATTAAAGCGCTTCTCATGCCTATAGAGAACTTCTTCACCGCCTATTTTAAGGGTTCTAGACCCAACCCCTATAACGATCCTCCTTACGGGTGGAGCTAGTAGCTCCTGTAGCTTAATCCTATTCTGTGGGGTTAGCTGGGGGCATGCGTCAACCTCGGCTTCACCGGCTGAAAGCTTAATGGCAAAGGCCATACACGTTGGAACCCCGCACTTCCTACAATTAGTCTTAGGGAGTAAAGCATAGATTTGAATAGCGGGAACCCTCCTAGCCATACCCTCACCCCCCTGAAAGCCTTCCGAGAAGGCTTTTCACTAGGCTTATCGATTGGGGATGAAGCATCAATACTATATCAGCCCCTGCTAGTATATGGTTAAAAGCGGTTACAGCTTCCCATAAGACCCCCCTAACGTTAACGGGGCCTAAAACCGGGTTCTCCGCGCAGCTCTCCTTGGCGGTCCAAGCGTTACAGGCGGCGCATAGAAGCGGCATTTGAAGCGTTTCATCTCCTTGGAGGGCTTGAAGCCTTATCCTCTCAAAGATCGTATAGGTATATTCGAAGCCCCAGCCTAAGGCGGCCGACGTCGGGTCTATGACTATCCTATCCTTAGGTACTCCCATATCGAGGAGGTTCGCATTAAGCTGCTTAGCCAGGTTGAGGTCGGTCGGAGTATAAGCTACTAAGGAGTGGCCATGTTGAAGGGCTGCCTTAGCCACCGTAGAATACTGGTCGAGTGAAGCGTAGGATAGGAGGCAGTTTTCACCATGAGCTACCTCAGCTGCTTTAACCAATACCTCAGCATCCTCTAACGGCTTATCCGGATCTCCGGGTCCGCCTATGACTAGTGGCACCTTAACTGCTTGAAGTAGCTCTTCAACCAGCCTTACGGCTTCACTCGGGCTTCTAACACCGATGCTGGGGCTAATTAGTTGGACGTAAACGGCTTCAGCCTTCAGCTTTTCAACGCAGTACTTAGCCCACTCTACGGGGTTTTTTATGAGATCCCCATAGGCCTCCTTAACCGGCTTCGGCAGCTTAATGGGGTAATCGAAAACCATTGGCACTAGTACCGGCGGTCTAGGGTTTTCAGATTCAAAGTCGTAGTAAGGCATGGTCGTTTCACCGCCAACTATAACCGCCTTCTCTCTACTCCCGCCTTCAGCCGGTGTATTACCGATTCTAACCTCAACGATCCTACCTATGCGCCGTTCAAGGGATTTTCTAAAGCTACTCAAAGTAAGCCCCGCCTTTAAGCCGTAAACGTACTATCTAATTCTTTCGCCCCTCGAAATAGTTGGTTAAGACGTAGCCCACTCCATGATCCGATCGCTTATCGAAAAGCTAAGCCTTAAGTTACGGCTTTAAAACCTCCTCCTTAACGTTCTAAATACTCCTTCGGGTGGTAAGCCTGTTTAAGGTGTTAACGTTAACCCCAACGCTTCCTCCTATACTCCATAATCATCTGGTTTACTACCTCCCTACTTAAAACCCCGTTAGAGGTAGGTACCTCGAAGAACCTATTCGGTATTTTCAGCGTTTCGAAGCTAAACCCCTCCCTAAACTTAAACCGGTAGGCGTTCATAAATATCTCAGAGCCCAGCCTATAGAGTTCCTCCTCACTTCTTTCGATGCCTACGGTTTTTAGGGCTTCAACCGTTAAAGACGGCGTATACACACCTCTCGAGAATAGGCATATAACCATGCTTGTCTGGACGAAGCGCCAATCCTCCTCCTTAATCAACTCGTCAACGATTTGGCTCGGCGTTAAAGGCTTCCTAAGGGCTTTCTGATCTATCGAGTAGCCAGCGTTACTATTATGGGAATGCCTAGCTGCTACAGCGGTTCCAACTATTGAAGCGTAACCGGTAAAGTAGCCAGCCAACCCGTTACCGGCTATAGTAGTAGCGTAGTCAAACCCTCCGTACGCTTCAGCCATGGGATTAACGCCTTGAGCCATTAAGGCGTAGAACTCATTAGGCGTTTTAAGCAGGTTATCAAGCACCTTTAAGTAGGTTTCAGTATCACCCCACCTCGGCTTAAGCCCTAACGTCTCCTTATCGCTTATTAAGCCCTTCTCGTAGGCCTCTGTTAACCATCCTAATGCGTTGCCTACCAGCATGGTGTCGACGCCGATCATGTTCGCCTTATATATAAGCCTTAAAACTTCGGGAGCGCTTTTAATGCCTAGGTTGCTGCCGAGGGCATATATGGACTCGTAGTTATAGTAGATATCGATCGGTTCATATTCGTAGCCGGGTGCGAAGGCAGGTTTAAGCTTAGCTACGTGGAGGCATCCTAGAGGGCAACCAGCGCATGACACCTTCCTCTCCAAGTACTTTTCTCCGATAAGCTCGCCACTTATCTCCTCAGCGTACTCAAACCATCCCTGCTGAAAGTTCCTAGTGGGTAAGGCCTTAATAGCGTTTAACGTTAAAACGTTAACGGGCGTACCCACGTAGTGGTACTTCGACATCTTATCGGTTTTAAGCACCTCATCGTACACCTTATCGAAGAGCTTCCTATGCGCGTCGGGGTTAACGGCTTTAACCTCGCCGCTGCCGCGGATAACAATAGCCTTAAGGTTTTTAGCTCCGAAAATCGCGCCTAACCCAAGCCTACCGAAGTAGTTGTAGCGGTCAACGTTAACGCTAGCGTAAAACACCATCCTCTCCCCGGCCGGGCCAATACTTACAATGCTTTCAACGCCGGGGCCTTCAAGGCGGCGTAACTCCCTCTCAACTTCCAAGGACGATAACCCTTTAAGTGGTTCCGCACCGCGGAAGGTAACGCCCTCATCGTCGACGAAGAGGCATACGAGCCTCTCCGAAAACCCCTTAATAACAAGGGCCCCGTAACCAGCCATCCTTAAGGCGAAGCTAAGCCTCCCTCCAGCGTGGCTTTCACCGTAGCTACCGGTGATCGGCGATTTAAAGTTAGCCACGGTTTTCGAAGCGCAAGGATATAGGCAGTTAAGCGGTCCAACACTTAATATCACCGGGTTCTCAGGGGCGAAGGGGTCAACGCCTTGAGGGCACTCATCTAAGAGTAGCTTAGACCCAACACCACTACCACCTAAATACTTATCGAAGAGGTCGAAGCGTTCAACCACTTCAAACTTACGCTCCGTCAAATCAACGTATAGGACCTTACCAAGCGTCATCATGGGTCACCGAGGGCGTTACTTAACCCCTATAAGGTAAGCCTTATTAACATTTAGGATTAACCTTAAGCGTTAAAACCCATCGGCGTCCTTACCTTCTCTAAGCTTAAATTAGCCTCCTTCAAACCTTAAAGTGGTAACGCGCCATGGATAGGTTAGCGTTAGCCGTTGAGACGGCTTTAAGGAGGGTTAAGGTTCCCGGCTACGATATTGACGTTATAAACTCAGGGCTTATTACGCGGTTTAGGTTTTCAAAGGATGCTTCAAGGATAGCCACCTTCGTGGATGTAACCGGTAAAACCCCTACATGCTCCTTCTGCAAATTCATAAGCTCAGTCCTACTCCACACTACCCTGAAAAGGGTTAAGGAAGAGGTTAAGAAGCTAGGATTTAACGTGGCCACATTTATTGACGCATTTACCGGTAAGGAGATCGACTTAGAATAACAGTTAATAACGCGCCGTCCTTCCTTAGACGGTGAAACTAGCTTATATAGCTCCTACGGCTTCTGGTAAGTGTATATGCTTGATGAGAAGGAATACGAAAAGTGGTTTAATACCGGTAGAAGGAACGTGTCTTCCGCCAGGGAAGACCTCGGTAGAGGGGATTATAGCTGGGCTTGCTTTAAGGCTCAGCAAGCAGCCGAAGTAGCCGTAAAGGCATTACTCCACGGGCTAGGTTTACCGGCCTACGGTCATAGCATCTCGAGGCTCCTTAAAGGGTTGGAGGCTAAAGGCGTTAAGATAGACGACGATTTAATGTATTCCGCTAAATCCCTTGATAAGCTCTACGTACCAACTAGGTATCCGAACGCCTGGGCTGAAGGAACACCCTACGACTACTACACTAAGAAGGATGCGGAAAACGCTATTAACGACGCGGAGAAGATTCTTCAATGGGTTGAAGATATGTGGAGATACTTAAAGAGAGGGAAAGGTTAAGGAAGGAGGCCATTAAAGAAGCTAGAGAATGGGTTAAAAGGTTAAACTTTAAGGTTACAGCCGTACTAATCGGATCGTACGCTAGAGGCGACTTCAATAAGTGGAGCGATGTAGATGTCCTACTAATAGCTGACTTTAAGGGTAATCCAATTGAGAGGCTTAAAACGCTGAACGCTCCGCCCGGATTCGAAGCGATACCGTTAACCCCAAAGGAATTTAGTAGTATGCTTTCAAGGAAGAATCCTTTAGCGGTTGAAGCGGTTAGCAGGGGCATCGTATTAAGAAACGACTTAGAGCTCATCTTACGCCATCCGAAACCTGGTACCGCTGAAGCTAAAGTGAAGGGGTAATAACGTTATTTAAAGCTTAACGTTGCAGCAATAACTTGTCCCGCTAACAACGTTATATTAAGGAGTAATAATGAGTAGTAAGGGAGAATTCCGTGGAGGCCGTTGAAGAGGCTAAGAGGTGGTTTAAACAGAGCCTAAGAGATCTAAAGGCCTCTAAGACAGCCTACTAAATGGAAACTATGAACGGTCATGTTTTTCAGGCTTACCAATCGGCCGAGAAAGCCCTTAAGGCCCTTCTATACGCATACGGTGTAAGCGCGTGGGGACATAGTGTCCACGAACTACTAGATAGCGCGCGGAGGGTTGAAGAGGATAGCGAGGATTTTATACGTAATGGCCCGTGAACTCGATAGGCACTACGTGCCGTCGAGGTACCCAAACGCCTTCGAATCAGGGTACCCGGGGATGTACTACGATGAGCCAACAGCTACGAGAGTTATACGCTCCGCCGAGGTGATCGTTGAAGGGGTACGGGTGAAGCTCGCGAAGCTTGGCGTAAAACCGTAGAAAACGTCTTAAAAAGGCTCTTAGGCGCCGTTAAGATCGGGTCGGCGTTACTCTTCGGCTCATGGAGTAGGGGCGAAGGAGGCGAATGGAGCGACGTAGACCTATTAATCGTAAGTAGCGACGTTAAAAGCATCGAAGTCCTAGATCGCTTTAAACTCGTAGTAGGGATAGCACCCTCGAAAGCTGACGTATTCCTATACACCTTCGAGGAGCTTGAAAGAATGGTTAAAAAGGGGAATCCCTTAGCCCTCTCAGCCCTCATAGAGGGCAAACCTATAATACTATTCCAACGCGTCGAAGACTTAATTAAGCGCGTTAAAAACGCGTATACGAGAATGGGTAGGGCGTGGATAAGGCGAACCTAAAGCTAACGTCTCACTAACTAGAACGTGAGGGTAGCCTTATAGTTCAGGGTCAACCTAACGTCGTAGTGACGGTTTTTAAGCCCGTTTAACGTAGATGGGTTACTGGCTTGGCGAAGCTCTTATAAGAGTATGTTCATCTTCTTAGTTTTAAGTGGTGACGTGTTTATGTGGGTTGAAACGTGGTTTACGTTAAATGAAGCCTTATACGCGTTAATCCTATGCGTATGGGTGTTTATAGTGGTTCGGGTGATATCTAAAGCGGTTTACGAGGTTGCTAAGGGTAGGCGGGGTGAAGGGTCGGGGCATTACGTTGGCGTCTACTTCGCTAGGAAGGTTATTCATATACTGGCTGGGGGGCTTGTAGCGCTCGTAATACCGATGTTCAACCTGTTTAAAACCCCGTTACTTCCCTTAGCTTTGGGGATGGCGTTCGCTGTTTTCACCTATCTACCGCATAGAACCGGGAAGCTAATGTACTGGTT is a window from the Candidatus Nezhaarchaeales archaeon genome containing:
- the purS gene encoding phosphoribosylformylglycinamidine synthase subunit PurS; translation: MLFKASIVVKLKPELTDGEGEATYGSLRDLGYNVRSVRVGKLYEVVLEANDEEEAVKLVDSMCRRLLANPEVKDDYSFRVEALKEGSE
- a CDS encoding class I SAM-dependent methyltransferase; this encodes MNGLKERWERVERALEDLLPVYEVANRVMSFGMAHKWRKLAVKLVAKRGLRVLDEGCGPGAMTAALIKECNPELVVCMDYSLKMVKPAKGLGGQLVVGVFERAPFKPRAFDLVICGFSLRDAMDLGETIREQHRMLKPRGQVLVLDIMKPDRSIALKLYGFYWLIIAPLLVAPLTLHVGGPIKYLALYESYRRLPTISSLKAMYRRLFKKVFVFPIVNHMVAALIARKGLSVKSD
- the acsC gene encoding acetyl-CoA decarbonylase/synthase complex subunit gamma codes for the protein MARRVPAIQIYALLPKTNCRKCGVPTCMAFAIKLSAGEAEVDACPQLTPQNRIKLQELLAPPVRRIVIGVGSRTLKIGGEEVLYRHEKRFNSPTAIAVALSDTLSQERLKEAVAQVASFNIERMGQPLRVDALAVIDEANSPESFSMAVELASFSGLPLVLSSRRPEVLEAGLKVCGDLRPLIHAANSDNYIQMVELAARFNCPLAIAGEGLDNVIDVVNRVAEFGLEDLVLDLTGRNPRSTLSSLTLARGLAVRFNVKGFGYPLMVFSPSYTGYGVYEAAILEAAMVARYVSLLIIPSAEPWRLLPVLVTRQNLYTDPQSPVQVKPGLYEVNKPDENSPVLVTTNYALTFHSVLEDARASGVPCWILVVNTEGLSVATSIGGKKLTADVFIEAVKSSGLNERIKRKTLIIPGIAARFKGMVEEGTGWKVVVGPRESAGLTKFLRSYAAQ
- the cdhD gene encoding CO dehydrogenase/acetyl-CoA synthase subunit delta, coding for MSSFRKSLERRIGRIVEVRIGNTPAEGGSREKAVIVGGETTMPYYDFESENPRPPVLVPMVFDYPIKLPKPVKEAYGDLIKNPVEWAKYCVEKLKAEAVYVQLISPSIGVRSPSEAVRLVEELLQAVKVPLVIGGPGDPDKPLEDAEVLVKAAEVAHGENCLLSYASLDQYSTVAKAALQHGHSLVAYTPTDLNLAKQLNANLLDMGVPKDRIVIDPTSAALGWGFEYTYTIFERIRLQALQGDETLQMPLLCAACNAWTAKESCAENPVLGPVNVRGVLWEAVTAFNHILAGADIVLMLHPQSISLVKSLLGRLSGG
- a CDS encoding aldehyde ferredoxin oxidoreductase family protein → MTLGKVLYVDLTERKFEVVERFDLFDKYLGGSGVGSKLLLDECPQGVDPFAPENPVILSVGPLNCLYPCASKTVANFKSPITGSYGESHAGGRLSFALRMAGYGALVIKGFSERLVCLFVDDEGVTFRGAEPLKGLSSLEVERELRRLEGPGVESIVSIGPAGERMVFYASVNVDRYNYFGRLGLGAIFGAKNLKAIVIRGSGEVKAVNPDAHRKLFDKVYDEVLKTDKMSKYHYVGTPVNVLTLNAIKALPTRNFQQGWFEYAEEISGELIGEKYLERKVSCAGCPLGCLHVAKLKPAFAPGYEYEPIDIYYNYESIYALGSNLGIKSAPEVLRLIYKANMIGVDTMLVGNALGWLTEAYEKGLISDKETLGLKPRWGDTETYLKVLDNLLKTPNEFYALMAQGVNPMAEAYGGFDYATTIAGNGLAGYFTGYASIVGTAVAARHSHNSNAGYSIDQKALRKPLTPSQIVDELIKEEDWRFVQTSMVICLFSRGVYTPSLTVEALKTVGIERSEEELYRLGSEIFMNAYRFKFREGFSFETLKIPNRFFEVPTSNGVLSREVVNQMIMEYRRKRWG
- a CDS encoding HEPN domain-containing protein, with protein sequence MLDEKEYEKWFNTGRRNVSSAREDLGRGDYSWACFKAQQAAEVAVKALLHGLGLPAYGHSISRLLKGLEAKGVKIDDDLMYSAKSLDKLYVPTRYPNAWAEGTPYDYYTKKDAENAINDAEKILQWVEDMWRYLKRGKG
- a CDS encoding nucleotidyltransferase domain-containing protein — protein: MEILKERERLRKEAIKEAREWVKRLNFKVTAVLIGSYARGDFNKWSDVDVLLIADFKGNPIERLKTLNAPPGFEAIPLTPKEFSSMLSRKNPLAVEAVSRGIVLRNDLELILRHPKPGTAEAKVKG
- a CDS encoding HEPN domain-containing protein; protein product: MKRIARILYVMARELDRHYVPSRYPNAFESGYPGMYYDEPTATRVIRSAEVIVEGVRVKLAKLGVKP